One window from the genome of Penaeus monodon isolate SGIC_2016 chromosome 4, NSTDA_Pmon_1, whole genome shotgun sequence encodes:
- the LOC119572193 gene encoding uncharacterized protein LOC119572193 produces MNEKESHENETEETGNGERQPQTEQQQELQHLQQQQQLQQPLQQLQPQHQHQQLEQEERTALLEDGRLQEDTQPQEVLPIHNSSDVGPEGPKEPGGPIRKPGFRSKSGIGPPPRPFKKARYAWEIKNYEHTLNNMTQNLGECSTDLQDDSQDSHSSDVNSEGSQEDGVIDPREALPTVGLDRATFLDPRARQLPGPLTPIMPAPYPTTYGMMAAPPPPDASLRPGDCLKDNQRVPPDPDAGILRWHTRQLCRSIFDNTVNRMLENMGFSPVTERSQGIHPLLVLSLSDDDEREAEEAQQRALENEALTAAMHQKGLFLPPYHYDPLESGTTTDYDSSDDDSDLGEDPGPDDLPNETHLQMSHMISRPLPRVPAMSAMTTMTGMPATPIIPTAQMAPPSTQPSSPHPIPPHRPQEPDCDLDKHACDAAVPRKDKSSGEEEAVIDNNKNSVGDHSSCPEVDSESRGDAVRRQADTPSKAENENNNDKYFVDQAIEMAIKQQGLGYQQA; encoded by the coding sequence GCATCAACACCAGCAGCTGGAGCAAGAGGAGAGAACAGCTTTGTTGGAGGATGGAAGACTACAAGAGGACACACAGCCACAAGAGGTGTTACCAATCCACAATTCGAGTGACGTGGGCCCTGAAGGTCCTAAGGAACCTGGAGGGCCCATCAGGAAACCAGGGTTTAGAAGTAAGTCTGGCATTGGCCCTCCCCCTCGTCCATTTAAGAAAGCTAGGTATGCCTGGGAGATCAAGAACTATGAGCATACTTTAAATAATATGACTCAGAACCTAGGTGAATGTTCAACAGATCTGCAAGATGATAGTCAAGATTCCCATTCTAGTGATGTGAATAGTGAAGGTAGTCAGGAAGATGGTGTGATAGACCCCCGGGAGGCTTTACCTACTGTCGGCCTTGACAGGGCAACATTTCTAGATCCAAGAGCAAGGCAGTTACCTGGCCCTTTAACTCCCATTATGCCAGCACCCTATCCTACAACATATGGCATGATGgcagctcctcctccccctgatgCGAGCTTACGGCCTGGAGACTGCTTAAAGGATAATCAGCGTGTTCCACCTGACCCTGATGCAGGTATTTTAAGGTGGCACACCAGACAGTTGTGTCGAAGCATATTTGATAATACAGTTAATCGAATGCTGGAGAATATGGGTTTCTCGCCAGTAACGGAAAGAAGCCAGGGTATACACCCTTTATTAGTATTAAGcctaagtgatgatgatgagcggGAAGCAGAGGAAGCACAGCAACGTGCATTAGAAAATGAGGCCCTTACGGCAGCAATGCACCAGAAAGGGCTTTTTCTACCACCGTATCACTATGATCCTTTAGAAAGTGGCACAACTACAGACTATGACTCCTCAGATGATGACAGTGATCTTGGGGAGGATCCTGGGCCAGATGATCTACCAAATGAAACCCACTTGCAAATGTCACATATGATCAGTAGACCCTTGCCTCGTGTACCAGCCATGTCGGCCATGACAACTATGACTGGCATGCCAGCCACCCCCATCATACCAACTGCACAAATGGCTCCTCCCAGTACGCAACCCTCATCCCCACACCCAATTCCGCCCCACCGGCCACAAGAGCCTGACTGTGATTTAGACAAGCACGCCTGTGATGCAGCTGTACCTAGGAAAGATAAGAGCAGTGGGGAAGAAGAAGCGGTcatagataacaacaaaaactctGTAGGGGACCACAGCAGCTGCCCTGAAGTGGATAGTGAGAGCAGAGGTGATGCAGTTAGAAGGCAAGCAGACACTCCTAGCAAAGCGGAAAATGAGAACAACAACGATAAATATTTTGTAGACCAAGCCATTGAAATGGCAATCAAGCAACAAGGCTTGGGTTACCAACAGGCGTGA